A region of Chitinophagales bacterium DNA encodes the following proteins:
- the gldN gene encoding gliding motility protein GldN — MKKLKLIQLNFLVLGCLLASAAKSQSTEATPRDLFYDKVTTAEKEAIPYPYINESNVLWQKRVWRVIDAKEKMNFPFRYEGNDWKGMKSLVMILREAAINGEITVYNEDYLQTPETPADVDKFGAGTDTIAMNDLEGNFSRDTVIKKEFDPTRVSKYRVKEDWFIDKQTSQMMVRIEAVAPLYYDDQAQIEIPMFWAYYPDCRSVLAKQEVFNPKNDAVRLSWDDLFEMRYFSSYIIKESNALDRRIQDYTSGVDALRESDRVKQEIIDKEQDMWSY; from the coding sequence ATGAAAAAATTAAAATTGATTCAGTTAAATTTTTTGGTATTGGGTTGCCTGCTTGCTTCAGCTGCCAAAAGTCAATCAACGGAAGCCACACCGCGTGATTTGTTTTATGATAAGGTGACTACTGCTGAGAAAGAGGCCATCCCTTATCCTTATATAAATGAGTCGAATGTATTGTGGCAAAAAAGGGTGTGGAGAGTTATTGATGCTAAAGAAAAGATGAATTTTCCTTTCCGGTATGAAGGAAACGACTGGAAGGGAATGAAATCGTTAGTGATGATTCTACGGGAAGCAGCGATAAACGGTGAAATAACGGTATACAATGAGGATTACTTACAGACTCCGGAAACTCCTGCTGATGTGGATAAATTTGGAGCCGGTACGGATACCATAGCTATGAATGATCTGGAAGGAAACTTCAGCAGGGATACTGTAATTAAAAAAGAATTTGATCCAACAAGAGTGAGCAAATACCGTGTAAAAGAGGATTGGTTTATTGATAAACAAACTTCCCAGATGATGGTGCGGATTGAAGCTGTTGCGCCCTTATATTATGACGATCAGGCACAGATTGAAATTCCAATGTTTTGGGCATATTATCCTGATTGCAGAAGTGTGCTGGCAAAGCAGGAAGTTTTCAATCCAAAAAATGACGCCGTACGTTTAAGCTGGGACGATCTTTTTGAAATGCGGTATTTCAGCAGTTATATTATTAAAGAATCCAACGCACTGGATCGTCGTATCCAGGATTATACCAGTGGGGTAGACGCATTACGCGAGTCCGACCGGGTTAAACAGGAAATTATAGATAAGGAGCAAGACATGTGGTCCTATTAA
- the metH gene encoding methionine synthase — protein sequence MDEIDEEKKVIKPYLRLSGLEPLTLTPSTNFINIGERTNITGSKEFSRLILSGNYEAAVAVALQQVQNGAQIIDVNMDEGMLDGKEAMVKFLNLISAEPDISRVPVMIDSSKWEIIEAGLKCIQGKGIVNSISMKEGEEKFLQQAKKVKRYGASVVVMCFDEKGQADTFERRIQIAKRSYNLLIKKIGFPPQDIIIDPNILAIATGIEEHSNYAIDYIRTVKWIKENLPHAKVSGGVSNLSFSFRGNNTVRDAMHTAFLYHAVKAGMDMGIVNAGMIGVYDEIPKDLLEAIEDVLFNRRSDATERLVSFAETIKRKGKKVEQEDEWRKLSVEERLKHALVKGIVEFIEQDTEEARQKYSEPIEVIEGPLMDGMSVVGDLFGSGKMFLPQVVKSARVMKKSVAYLTPFIEERKSKINPTKAGKILLATVKGDVHDIGKNIVGVVLACNNYSIIDLGVMVSSEKILETARMENADIIGLSGLITPSLDEMVHVAKEMERLGFTTPLLIGGATTSRVHAAVKIAPNYSSDTVHVLDASRSVTVVGSLLGKETKANFSNKIKGEYSELRAQYSGRKQDKKFVSIDFARKNKTRIDWNNYTAPKPSFTGIKAFEDFSLELIRKRIDWTPFFQTWELHGKYPAIFEDKIIGSEAKKLFDDANTLLDTVVKNKSLRAKGVIGFYPAATINDNDVQIYDAAGNEKTCFHFLRQQNEKALAQQYFSLADFIRPLSGDTGDYMGFFAVTAGIGIEKLIEEFESNNDDYNSILIKAVADRLAEGFAETLHELVRREYWGYAREEALSTEEIIKEEYIGIRPAPGYPACPDHTEKRSLFDLLNAEKNCGIILTENFAMYPASSVSGFYFSHPQSKYFGIGKIALDQVKDYAMRKGVPVKYVEKWLSPNLSYNP from the coding sequence ATGGACGAAATTGACGAAGAAAAAAAAGTTATAAAACCTTATCTGCGCCTGAGTGGTCTCGAACCACTAACACTGACCCCTTCCACAAATTTTATAAATATCGGGGAACGTACCAATATTACCGGCTCCAAGGAATTTTCCAGGTTAATTCTATCAGGAAATTACGAAGCAGCTGTTGCCGTCGCATTGCAGCAAGTTCAAAATGGTGCACAGATAATTGATGTGAATATGGATGAAGGAATGCTGGATGGGAAAGAGGCTATGGTGAAATTCTTAAATCTTATTTCAGCAGAGCCGGACATTTCAAGGGTGCCTGTAATGATTGATTCATCTAAATGGGAAATTATTGAAGCAGGATTAAAATGTATTCAGGGAAAGGGAATAGTAAATTCTATTTCAATGAAGGAAGGCGAAGAAAAATTTCTTCAGCAGGCTAAAAAGGTAAAACGCTACGGCGCATCTGTAGTAGTCATGTGCTTCGATGAAAAAGGCCAGGCAGACACTTTTGAAAGAAGAATACAAATTGCCAAACGTTCCTATAACCTGTTAATAAAAAAGATTGGCTTTCCTCCGCAGGATATTATTATTGATCCAAACATACTTGCCATTGCAACTGGGATCGAAGAGCACAGCAATTACGCCATTGATTACATCCGCACTGTAAAATGGATAAAAGAAAATTTGCCTCACGCAAAAGTAAGCGGAGGAGTAAGCAATCTCTCCTTTTCTTTCCGCGGAAATAATACCGTGAGAGATGCCATGCATACTGCATTTCTTTATCACGCAGTGAAAGCGGGCATGGACATGGGAATTGTAAATGCCGGAATGATTGGAGTGTACGATGAAATTCCTAAAGACCTTCTGGAGGCAATTGAAGATGTATTATTTAACCGTAGGTCTGATGCAACCGAACGACTGGTGTCATTTGCTGAAACGATAAAACGAAAGGGCAAAAAGGTGGAGCAGGAGGATGAATGGAGGAAGCTCTCGGTGGAAGAGAGATTAAAGCATGCATTGGTAAAAGGAATTGTGGAATTTATTGAGCAGGATACAGAGGAAGCACGTCAAAAATATTCTGAACCAATAGAAGTAATAGAAGGGCCGCTTATGGATGGCATGAGCGTAGTCGGTGATTTATTTGGTTCAGGAAAAATGTTTTTGCCCCAGGTAGTAAAGAGTGCCCGCGTGATGAAGAAATCAGTTGCCTATTTAACTCCTTTCATAGAAGAAAGAAAATCGAAAATTAACCCCACTAAAGCTGGAAAAATTTTGCTGGCTACGGTTAAAGGAGATGTACATGATATAGGTAAAAATATAGTAGGGGTAGTACTTGCCTGTAACAATTATTCCATTATCGATCTGGGAGTTATGGTTTCATCTGAAAAAATTTTGGAGACCGCCCGAATGGAAAATGCAGATATTATTGGCCTGAGTGGATTAATCACTCCATCCCTTGATGAAATGGTGCACGTTGCGAAAGAGATGGAGCGATTGGGATTCACCACGCCCCTGCTTATTGGTGGCGCAACCACTTCACGAGTTCATGCGGCAGTTAAGATAGCCCCTAACTATTCAAGCGATACGGTACATGTCCTTGATGCCTCCAGGAGCGTTACGGTTGTAGGAAGTTTGCTGGGAAAAGAAACAAAAGCAAATTTTTCAAATAAAATCAAAGGGGAATATTCTGAATTGCGGGCTCAGTATTCCGGAAGGAAACAGGATAAAAAGTTTGTATCCATAGATTTTGCCCGAAAAAATAAGACCCGTATCGATTGGAATAATTATACTGCACCAAAACCTTCCTTTACCGGAATTAAAGCTTTTGAGGATTTTTCACTGGAGCTGATAAGGAAAAGAATAGATTGGACTCCTTTCTTTCAAACGTGGGAATTACATGGAAAATATCCGGCAATTTTTGAAGATAAAATAATTGGATCGGAAGCAAAAAAACTGTTTGATGATGCCAATACTTTGCTTGACACGGTAGTGAAAAATAAATCATTACGTGCTAAAGGAGTAATCGGTTTTTATCCTGCCGCAACAATTAATGACAATGATGTTCAGATTTATGATGCAGCAGGAAACGAAAAAACCTGTTTCCATTTCCTGCGCCAGCAGAATGAAAAAGCCCTAGCACAACAATATTTTTCTCTTGCAGATTTTATACGCCCGCTATCAGGTGATACCGGGGATTACATGGGATTTTTTGCTGTAACAGCGGGAATTGGAATTGAAAAATTAATTGAGGAATTTGAAAGCAATAATGATGATTATAATTCTATTTTGATCAAAGCAGTGGCAGACCGTCTTGCAGAAGGCTTTGCAGAAACGTTGCATGAGCTCGTGAGAAGAGAATATTGGGGTTATGCCAGAGAGGAAGCGCTTTCCACTGAAGAAATTATAAAAGAGGAGTACATTGGTATTCGACCGGCTCCCGGATATCCCGCTTGCCCTGATCATACTGAGAAAAGGTCATTGTTTGATTTGCTTAATGCAGAAAAAAATTGCGGGATAATTCTCACTGAAAATTTTGCAATGTATCCTGCATCCTCGGTAAGTGGATTCTATTTTTCTCATCCGCAATCAAAATATTTCGGAATAGGGAAAATTGCCCTGGACCAGGTAAAAGATTATGCAATGAGGAAAGGTGTGCCGGTGAAGTACGTTGAGAAATGGTTATCACCCAATCTATCTTACAATCCTTAA
- a CDS encoding homocysteine S-methyltransferase family protein, which produces MQLTQILDHRIVILDGAMGTMIQRYKLNEEDYRGDRFRNFTHDLKGNNDLLSLTRPDIILEIHEAYLAAGADIIETNTFNAQKISLADYKMEFLAYEINLAAAKIAKEAARKYSDITPGRPRFVAGAIGPTNKTASLSPDVNDPGFRAVTFDQLAEAYREQIKGLIDGGADLLLVETIFDTLNAKAALFAIRDYFDEIGKELPIMVSGTITDQSGRTLSGQTPEAFWNSIAHADPLSVGLNCALGAGLMRPYIEELSNVATSYISCYPNAGLPNQFGEYDESPEHMATVLKEFAEAGFINIIGGCCGTTPDHILAIADSVKGIKPRMLPVFEY; this is translated from the coding sequence ATGCAACTTACACAAATCTTAGATCACAGAATCGTTATCCTCGATGGAGCAATGGGTACCATGATTCAGCGCTACAAATTAAATGAAGAAGACTACCGGGGAGATCGTTTCAGAAATTTTACCCACGATCTGAAAGGTAATAATGATCTCTTAAGCTTAACCAGGCCTGATATTATCCTTGAAATACATGAGGCTTATCTTGCGGCTGGCGCAGATATAATTGAGACGAATACTTTTAATGCCCAAAAGATTTCTCTCGCAGATTATAAAATGGAATTTCTTGCCTATGAGATAAATCTTGCTGCAGCAAAAATTGCAAAAGAAGCTGCACGAAAATATTCCGATATAACACCTGGCAGACCCCGGTTTGTAGCGGGTGCCATCGGTCCTACCAATAAAACAGCTTCTCTGTCTCCTGATGTTAATGATCCTGGGTTCAGAGCTGTCACCTTCGATCAGCTCGCAGAAGCATACAGAGAACAAATAAAAGGGCTTATTGATGGAGGTGCAGATTTGCTTTTGGTGGAAACCATTTTTGATACGTTAAACGCTAAAGCAGCTTTGTTTGCAATCAGAGACTACTTTGATGAAATAGGAAAAGAGTTGCCAATCATGGTTTCAGGAACTATTACTGATCAAAGTGGCAGGACATTAAGCGGACAGACACCTGAAGCCTTTTGGAACTCTATTGCTCATGCCGATCCACTCTCTGTTGGATTAAATTGTGCTTTGGGGGCCGGGCTTATGCGACCATATATAGAAGAGCTTTCCAATGTTGCCACAAGCTACATCAGTTGCTATCCTAATGCAGGGTTGCCAAATCAATTTGGTGAATATGATGAATCTCCGGAACACATGGCAACGGTATTAAAAGAGTTTGCAGAAGCCGGATTTATAAATATAATAGGGGGATGCTGCGGAACCACACCTGATCATATTCTTGCTATTGCTGATTCCGTAAAAGGTATAAAGCCACGAATGCTTCCTGTATTTGAATATTAA
- a CDS encoding PQQ-dependent sugar dehydrogenase codes for MKKYLLLIVCICCCNKLVHSQSTIKLIPFSFGYTSPVDIENCGDSRLFIVQKDGFIYVCDSTGNKKPVPFLDIHLRINNLNSERGLLGLAFHPAYIVNGKFFVYYTEKDSGALRISSFQTDSNNVSVADTNSEQILIQIPHFTFTNHNGGCLKFGHDGYLYIGTGDGGSAGDPFNNAQNKKSYLGKMLRLDVNHELPYTIPSDNPFVLDTSAYPEIWDLGLRNPWRFSFDHLTGNLWIGDVGQDLLEEVDLEKAFSAGMLNYGWRCYEGDHPYNLSLCSGVANVTFPIYEYMHTPIPDRNCSITGGFVYRGAEYGNLFGRYIFNDYCSGKFYTLFEDENGAWIESLVSDDTSFNFVTFGEDHLQELYTAGIINGTIYHITDTICGPTAFIMESIYSTVCAGGVLHALIDTGFKYQWMINGVDIAGAITDSYATINAGAYSVAVSNSKGCTNISSPITVVDKALISISGLDSFYCTYQTSILLTGSPEGGLFSGPGISGNFFQPDEAGIGTFTIYYSYQNDAGCYAIDSEIVTVAECTGIDDNHSENIKIYPNPGNGIFIIQLPKGITTDELSVWNISGQLEIKIIPSSPAQTFNLNASELPDGIYFVAIKNKDSVHRQKLVIRK; via the coding sequence ATGAAGAAATATTTACTCCTTATTGTTTGCATATGCTGTTGCAATAAATTGGTCCATTCGCAATCAACCATTAAGCTCATTCCTTTTTCTTTTGGTTACACTTCCCCGGTTGATATTGAAAATTGCGGCGACAGTCGTCTTTTTATTGTGCAAAAAGATGGATTTATATACGTCTGCGACTCCACAGGAAATAAAAAACCGGTTCCATTTTTAGATATACATTTAAGGATAAACAATTTAAATAGTGAACGCGGTTTATTAGGGCTTGCCTTTCATCCTGCTTATATAGTCAACGGAAAGTTTTTTGTTTATTATACTGAGAAAGATTCGGGCGCTCTTCGGATTTCAAGCTTTCAAACAGATTCCAATAATGTAAGTGTTGCAGACACTAACAGTGAGCAAATACTTATTCAGATTCCGCACTTCACTTTTACTAATCACAATGGAGGTTGCCTTAAGTTCGGCCATGATGGATACTTATATATAGGAACGGGCGATGGAGGATCCGCCGGTGACCCCTTTAATAATGCTCAAAATAAAAAAAGCTACCTGGGAAAAATGTTACGCCTTGATGTAAACCATGAACTTCCTTATACAATACCGTCTGATAATCCCTTTGTGCTTGACACCTCGGCATATCCGGAAATATGGGATCTTGGGTTACGAAACCCCTGGCGCTTCAGCTTTGATCACCTCACTGGCAACCTCTGGATCGGCGATGTAGGTCAGGATTTACTCGAGGAAGTGGATCTTGAAAAGGCTTTCTCAGCAGGTATGCTCAACTATGGATGGCGGTGCTACGAAGGCGATCACCCTTATAATTTATCGCTATGCAGTGGAGTGGCGAACGTCACATTTCCAATATATGAATACATGCATACTCCTATCCCTGATAGAAATTGTTCTATAACCGGAGGCTTTGTTTATCGCGGTGCGGAATATGGAAATTTATTCGGAAGATATATTTTTAATGATTACTGCAGCGGCAAGTTTTATACGTTATTCGAGGATGAAAATGGAGCATGGATCGAATCGCTGGTTAGTGATGATACGAGTTTTAATTTTGTCACCTTCGGCGAAGATCATTTGCAGGAGCTTTATACTGCGGGAATTATAAACGGAACCATTTACCATATTACCGATACCATTTGTGGTCCTACCGCTTTTATTATGGAAAGCATCTATTCAACGGTATGTGCAGGCGGTGTTCTGCACGCCTTGATTGATACCGGGTTCAAATATCAGTGGATGATCAATGGTGTGGATATCGCAGGCGCCATTACCGATTCCTACGCCACAATCAACGCAGGTGCCTATTCAGTGGCAGTATCCAATTCAAAAGGTTGCACTAATATTTCCAGTCCAATAACCGTAGTTGATAAGGCACTCATAAGCATATCAGGTTTAGATTCTTTTTACTGTACTTATCAAACTTCAATTTTGCTCACAGGAAGCCCTGAAGGAGGATTATTCTCAGGACCTGGCATTTCGGGAAATTTTTTTCAGCCTGATGAAGCGGGTATTGGCACGTTCACTATTTATTACAGTTATCAAAATGATGCTGGTTGCTATGCAATAGATTCAGAAATCGTGACGGTGGCTGAGTGCACCGGTATTGATGATAACCATTCTGAAAATATTAAGATATATCCGAATCCCGGCAATGGTATCTTTATTATTCAATTACCAAAAGGCATTACAACAGATGAATTAAGCGTATGGAATATTTCGGGGCAATTAGAAATTAAAATAATTCCCTCCTCTCCTGCACAAACTTTTAACCTCAATGCATCAGAATTACCCGATGGTATTTATTTCGTGGCTATAAAAAATAAAGACTCAGTTCACCGGCAAAAACTGGTAATCAGAAAGTGA
- a CDS encoding SUMF1/EgtB/PvdO family nonheme iron enzyme produces the protein MLKKHKFLFLGLVFLAGCKGGYNGQLLGELNRPKWSVTVPYGMVYVKSGTLNIGQSDEDYNNALIQRSKAITVQGFFMDQTEITNNKYRQFVDWVKDSIAHKLLGGDYLVNEGEANEHINWDRKIDYKDAANEDALAPLYYPEEQSILGRKEIDPRQLNYVYYWIDYKTAAMDENRHNPDFDRTTVIKEEVVNVYPDTLAWVHDFAYSYNEPMTRNYFWHPAFDNYPVVGVTWKQAMAFGKWRSRLWNDYRTNKGDVANDEFRLPTEAEWEYAARGGHESAPYPWGGPYMRNKKGCLLANFKPGRGDYSDDGGTYTVKADAYLPNDYGLYNMTGNVSEWTLSAFYENAYQFEHDLNPDIRYDAQDSDPVTMKRKVVRGGSWKDIAYECQVGTRNYEYQDSDKCYLGFRDVIDFLGRSISDKQ, from the coding sequence ATGTTGAAAAAACATAAATTTTTATTTTTAGGGTTGGTATTCCTGGCTGGATGCAAAGGCGGATACAATGGTCAACTGTTAGGCGAACTTAATAGACCTAAATGGAGCGTAACGGTTCCTTACGGCATGGTCTATGTTAAATCCGGTACATTAAATATTGGTCAGAGTGATGAGGATTATAATAATGCTCTAATTCAGCGCAGCAAAGCCATTACCGTTCAGGGATTTTTCATGGATCAGACAGAGATCACAAATAATAAATATCGTCAATTCGTTGACTGGGTTAAAGATTCTATCGCGCATAAATTGCTTGGTGGTGACTACCTGGTAAATGAAGGAGAAGCAAATGAACATATTAATTGGGATCGTAAAATTGATTATAAAGATGCCGCTAATGAAGACGCTTTAGCTCCACTTTATTACCCGGAAGAACAGAGTATCCTCGGACGAAAAGAAATTGATCCAAGGCAGTTGAATTATGTATATTATTGGATCGATTACAAAACGGCGGCTATGGATGAAAACCGTCATAATCCGGATTTCGACCGTACTACGGTAATTAAAGAGGAAGTAGTAAATGTTTATCCTGATACCCTTGCATGGGTTCATGATTTTGCATATTCCTATAATGAGCCAATGACCCGGAATTATTTCTGGCATCCGGCATTCGATAATTATCCTGTTGTTGGCGTTACCTGGAAGCAGGCCATGGCTTTTGGAAAGTGGAGATCACGCCTTTGGAATGATTACCGGACCAATAAGGGTGATGTTGCCAATGATGAATTTCGCTTACCTACCGAAGCAGAATGGGAATATGCTGCTCGCGGAGGTCATGAAAGCGCACCTTATCCATGGGGGGGTCCTTATATGAGAAATAAAAAAGGATGTCTTCTCGCTAACTTTAAACCGGGCCGGGGTGATTATTCTGACGATGGAGGTACTTACACTGTAAAAGCAGATGCTTATCTCCCAAATGATTACGGACTTTATAATATGACAGGAAATGTATCCGAATGGACATTGAGCGCTTTTTACGAAAATGCATACCAATTCGAACACGATTTAAATCCTGATATCCGCTACGATGCACAGGATAGTGATCCTGTTACCATGAAAAGAAAAGTGGTAAGAGGTGGCTCCTGGAAAGATATTGCTTATGAATGCCAGGTAGGTACCCGGAATTATGAGTATCAGGATTCTGATAAATGTTATCTCGGCTTTCGCGACGTTATTGATTTCCTTGGCAGATCGATAAGTGATAAGCAGTAA
- the gldL gene encoding gliding motility protein GldL produces MNKISAFFETDRGKYIKNLIIGAGASVVLIGALAKLEHWEVANMMLIIGMCTEAFIFLLLGIIPPHKDYYWEKIYPELDVAPDEDELEMLKATAHHAHQPSMTQQLDQMMTQAHVEPQLFQRLGDNLKRLGDHIGQLKDLTDASMATNDFSDKARQAAASLADMKVAYTNATEAAKLLSATSNDAKNYQQQVQMVSKNLSQLNALYELELQDTNSHLKTMNKFYGSLTNAMNNLTESVEDTNRYRNEMAGLAKNLSQLNNIYGNMLSAMSLGSNNK; encoded by the coding sequence ATGAATAAGATTTCGGCTTTTTTTGAAACAGACCGCGGAAAATATATTAAAAACCTAATTATCGGCGCCGGGGCATCTGTGGTGCTTATAGGTGCACTTGCCAAGCTGGAACACTGGGAAGTTGCAAACATGATGCTGATTATAGGAATGTGCACAGAAGCTTTTATTTTTCTGCTTCTAGGTATTATTCCGCCTCATAAGGATTATTACTGGGAGAAAATATACCCTGAGCTTGATGTTGCTCCGGATGAAGATGAACTGGAAATGCTGAAGGCTACCGCTCATCATGCACATCAGCCTTCCATGACCCAGCAACTGGATCAAATGATGACCCAGGCTCACGTAGAGCCTCAGCTCTTTCAGCGTCTGGGTGATAACCTCAAAAGATTAGGTGATCACATCGGGCAGTTAAAAGACCTTACAGATGCCTCCATGGCAACCAATGATTTTTCAGATAAGGCACGCCAGGCAGCAGCCTCCCTTGCAGATATGAAGGTGGCTTATACCAACGCCACGGAAGCAGCAAAGCTACTCTCCGCTACTTCCAATGATGCTAAAAACTATCAGCAACAGGTGCAGATGGTATCGAAAAACTTATCCCAGTTAAATGCACTTTATGAACTGGAGCTGCAGGACACCAATAGTCATCTTAAAACTATGAATAAGTTCTATGGTTCCCTGACAAATGCCATGAATAACCTTACGGAATCTGTAGAAGATACTAACCGGTATAGAAATGAAATGGCTGGTTTGGCGAAGAACCTTTCACAGCTAAATAATATTTATGGTAATATGCTTTCAGCAATGAGTTTGGGAAGTAACAATAAATAA
- a CDS encoding S8 family peptidase — protein sequence MNHIDGDLIVMMKKDIKGTDFISAYSTFQGRATELRFSQLLSKRMNIWLLHFNSSIINGNALLSAIKHDNRVLNAQFNFFVKPRNTPDDPDFKFQWGLSNTGQSVQGITGISGADISAEDAWDLTTGGTMANGATIVIAIDDDGFDLAHQDIRFWKNAYEIPDNQVDDDSNGYVDDYDGWNAVDTNNIISSSSHGTKVAGVAGATGNNEIGITGMNWNVEIMPVIGLGTEAQVIASYSYILEMRFLYNQSQGTKGALVVAANASLGLGEFGEDPANHPLWCTMYDSMGRVGILNVVATSNANVDIDVVNDVPTSCASDWLITVTNTTSTDQKYPSGAAWGDTTVDLGAPGTNILSTDQNNAYTYSTGCSVSAPFVAGAVSLLYSLQCNQLVIDALNDPSGTALRIKKFILEGIDSIADLKDKTVSGGRLNVNRSLEHEVAYYNCNVAVQEPEQKKENVRLYPNPVTNDLFVHLEVASQSPSFISLTDIFGRTIFSELLNSIDSRLNLSKIPKGIYAVTIKTDTGMVHTSIIVKN from the coding sequence ATGAACCATATAGATGGCGATTTAATTGTAATGATGAAAAAGGATATAAAAGGCACCGACTTTATATCGGCGTATTCGACTTTCCAGGGTCGCGCTACGGAGTTAAGATTTTCGCAACTGCTATCAAAAAGAATGAACATATGGCTGCTGCACTTTAACAGCTCGATTATAAACGGAAACGCTTTACTGAGTGCAATAAAACATGATAACCGTGTTTTAAATGCTCAATTTAATTTCTTCGTTAAGCCACGAAATACTCCTGATGATCCGGATTTTAAGTTCCAATGGGGATTGTCAAACACAGGTCAATCTGTGCAAGGTATTACAGGTATTTCGGGTGCCGATATAAGTGCAGAAGATGCATGGGATCTAACTACAGGAGGCACCATGGCAAACGGTGCAACGATTGTAATAGCCATAGATGATGATGGCTTCGATCTTGCACACCAGGATATCCGGTTTTGGAAAAATGCTTATGAAATTCCTGATAACCAGGTTGATGATGATTCAAACGGGTATGTGGACGATTACGATGGATGGAATGCAGTTGATACTAATAACATAATAAGTAGTTCATCTCATGGTACAAAGGTAGCAGGCGTTGCAGGCGCAACCGGCAATAATGAAATTGGGATAACAGGTATGAATTGGAATGTTGAAATTATGCCTGTGATTGGGTTAGGAACTGAGGCGCAGGTTATAGCGAGTTACAGCTACATTTTGGAGATGCGTTTTTTATACAATCAATCTCAGGGAACAAAGGGCGCTTTGGTCGTTGCAGCAAATGCCTCATTGGGGCTTGGAGAATTTGGAGAAGACCCGGCGAACCATCCCTTGTGGTGTACAATGTACGACAGCATGGGAAGGGTAGGAATTTTAAACGTAGTAGCTACCAGCAATGCCAACGTAGATATAGATGTTGTAAATGATGTGCCTACCAGTTGTGCGAGTGATTGGCTTATTACAGTAACAAATACTACTTCAACCGATCAGAAATACCCGAGTGGTGCAGCCTGGGGTGACACAACAGTTGATTTGGGGGCACCTGGAACCAACATACTAAGTACGGATCAAAATAATGCTTATACCTATTCTACGGGTTGTTCTGTATCTGCACCCTTCGTTGCAGGTGCAGTCTCGTTACTTTATTCCCTGCAGTGCAATCAACTCGTTATTGATGCGCTAAACGATCCGTCAGGAACAGCACTGCGGATAAAAAAATTTATTTTGGAAGGAATTGATTCTATTGCCGATCTTAAAGATAAAACAGTAAGTGGTGGCCGGCTAAATGTAAACAGAAGCCTGGAGCATGAGGTAGCTTACTACAATTGCAATGTAGCGGTTCAGGAACCAGAACAGAAAAAGGAAAATGTAAGACTTTATCCAAACCCGGTTACTAATGATTTGTTTGTCCATTTAGAAGTCGCATCTCAGTCACCTTCTTTTATTTCCCTAACGGATATTTTTGGTCGGACCATTTTCTCGGAATTATTAAATTCAATAGACTCCAGGCTGAATCTTTCAAAAATTCCGAAAGGAATTTATGCTGTTACTATTAAAACCGATACTGGTATGGTACACACTTCTATAATCGTTAAAAATTGA